One window of Halorussus sp. MSC15.2 genomic DNA carries:
- a CDS encoding 60S ribosomal export protein NMD3, whose translation MTTEAREFCPNCGDPIENDPAERTPLPDATGKRGREQKLCDSCYFDRFDLVDAPERIEVRVCSQCGAVHRGNRWVDVDARDYTDIAIEEVSEALGVHLDAHDVSWQVDPEQVDQNTIRMHCHFSGIVRDTFVEEDVVVPVKISRQTCDRCGRIAGDYYASIVQVRAVDRTPTAEEIERAEEIANEIVAEMEATGDRNAFVTEVSETDDGVNLKVSTNKIGMKISQKIVEEFGGSFSDSETLVTEDEDGEEVYRVTYAIRLPPYSPGEIIDPEDGDGPVLVRSVRGNLKGTRLTTGEDYEARFEDGDAPEARRLGRIDDAEETTLVAVEDERAVQVLDPETYRTKTIARPDFVDADAETVPVLKSRAGLHVVPERDEE comes from the coding sequence ATGACTACCGAGGCCCGCGAGTTCTGTCCGAACTGCGGGGACCCCATCGAGAACGACCCCGCCGAGCGGACGCCCCTCCCCGACGCGACTGGCAAACGCGGCAGGGAACAGAAGCTCTGCGATTCGTGCTACTTCGACCGATTCGACCTCGTGGACGCGCCCGAGCGCATCGAGGTCCGCGTCTGCTCGCAGTGCGGTGCGGTCCACCGCGGCAACCGCTGGGTGGACGTTGACGCCCGCGACTACACCGACATCGCCATCGAGGAGGTCAGCGAGGCGCTGGGCGTCCACCTCGACGCCCACGACGTGTCGTGGCAGGTGGACCCCGAGCAGGTGGACCAGAACACGATTCGGATGCACTGTCACTTCTCGGGCATCGTCCGGGACACGTTCGTCGAGGAGGACGTGGTCGTCCCCGTGAAGATTTCGCGCCAGACCTGCGACCGGTGCGGGCGAATCGCCGGGGACTACTACGCCAGCATCGTGCAGGTCCGCGCGGTGGACCGCACCCCCACCGCCGAGGAGATAGAGCGCGCCGAGGAGATAGCCAACGAAATCGTCGCCGAGATGGAGGCGACGGGCGACCGGAACGCCTTCGTCACGGAGGTCAGCGAGACCGACGATGGCGTGAACCTCAAGGTCTCGACCAACAAGATAGGCATGAAGATATCCCAGAAGATAGTCGAGGAGTTCGGCGGTAGCTTCTCGGACTCCGAGACGCTCGTGACCGAGGACGAGGACGGCGAAGAGGTGTACCGCGTGACCTACGCCATCCGCCTCCCGCCGTACTCGCCCGGCGAAATCATCGACCCCGAGGACGGCGACGGTCCGGTCCTCGTCCGGAGCGTCCGCGGGAACCTGAAGGGGACGCGACTCACCACCGGCGAGGACTACGAGGCCCGCTTCGAGGACGGCGACGCGCCCGAGGCCCGGCGACTCGGCCGCATCGACGACGCCGAGGAGACGACGCTCGTCGCGGTCGAGGACGAGCGCGCGGTGCAGGTGCTAGACCCCGAGACGTACCGGACCAAGACCATCGCCCGCCCCGACTTCGTGGACGCCGACGCCGAGACGGTGCCGGTGCTGAAGAGTCGCGCTGGTCTCCACGTCGTGCCAGAACGAGACGAGGAGTAG
- a CDS encoding class I SAM-dependent methyltransferase family protein produces the protein MTSHPDLAAVVPKPESEATIAALQDEGVYDPTRKVREFDAETVALPVTDPPQQTSVLKVVEQVDPERRLPDLDAHLRERGWSEAEIARAPGSWAVVGSVVLVTFGDADDPDGAEGIDREEVGEALLDLHGEADTVLAHQGVSGEHREPSVSVVAGAGDTETVHTEHGTRYALDFAEVMFSPGNKAERARMGEVVEPGERVFDMFAGIGYFTLPMARAGADVTAAERNPAAFRFLVENAMLNDVSDRVSAFRADCRDVAVDPPADRVVMGYYEASEPRSEDSRASPDASYEYLDSALAALRPGGVVHMHEATPEDLLWDRPVSRLRDAAADAGREVEVLDRRKVKSHSEGVWHVVVDARID, from the coding sequence ATGACGAGTCACCCCGACCTCGCCGCGGTCGTCCCCAAACCGGAGAGCGAGGCGACCATCGCGGCCTTGCAGGACGAAGGCGTCTACGACCCGACCCGGAAGGTCCGGGAGTTCGACGCAGAGACCGTCGCGCTTCCGGTGACCGACCCGCCACAGCAAACGTCGGTGCTGAAGGTGGTCGAACAGGTGGACCCCGAGCGCAGGCTGCCGGACCTCGACGCCCACCTCCGCGAGCGCGGGTGGTCCGAGGCGGAGATAGCGCGCGCCCCGGGGTCGTGGGCGGTCGTCGGCAGCGTCGTCCTCGTCACCTTCGGCGACGCCGACGACCCCGACGGAGCGGAGGGCATCGACCGCGAGGAAGTCGGCGAGGCCCTGCTGGACCTCCACGGCGAGGCCGACACGGTGCTGGCCCACCAGGGCGTCTCGGGCGAGCACCGCGAACCCTCCGTCTCGGTCGTGGCGGGCGCGGGCGACACCGAGACGGTCCACACCGAACACGGCACGCGGTACGCGCTGGACTTCGCCGAAGTGATGTTCTCGCCCGGCAACAAGGCCGAGCGCGCACGGATGGGCGAGGTAGTCGAACCCGGCGAACGCGTCTTCGACATGTTCGCCGGCATCGGCTACTTCACCCTGCCGATGGCCCGCGCCGGGGCCGACGTGACCGCGGCCGAGCGCAACCCCGCGGCGTTCCGGTTCCTCGTGGAGAACGCGATGCTCAACGACGTGTCCGACCGCGTCTCGGCGTTCCGCGCGGACTGCCGCGACGTGGCGGTGGACCCGCCCGCCGACCGCGTCGTGATGGGCTACTACGAGGCTTCCGAGCCACGCTCGGAAGACAGTCGGGCTTCGCCCGACGCTTCCTACGAATATCTCGACTCGGCGCTCGCGGCGCTGCGGCCCGGCGGCGTGGTCCACATGCACGAGGCGACGCCGGAGGACCTGCTCTGGGACCGGCCGGTCTCCCGACTCCGGGACGCCGCCGCGGACGCCGGGCGCGAGGTCGAGGTTCTCGACCGCCGCAAGGTCAAGAGCCACAGCGAGGGCGTCTGGCACGTCGTCGTGGACGCCCGCATCGACTGA
- a CDS encoding DMT family transporter translates to MFVLLGFLWGSSFVTIDLGLRFFPPVLFAALRYYIAGAAVFGVALLTTDYWRPRTRNDAAVVAVVGSLMIGGHHAFLYLGQQYVSGPVAAVVISLGPVLTAVFAGVLLGDRLTRLGVAGFVLGILGVSLVARPNPDQLLSSDVTGIAIVFVASVCFALGAVLTRPFDSGLPARSVQAWGMLVGAPLLHAVSVARGETFAAIEWTPAATASLAYLALVAGAAAFLIYFALLDRLGPTEINLIGYLEPVAATLISWVVLGELVDPLTAAGLVTIFVGFACIKRRALSDLAASVP, encoded by the coding sequence ATGTTCGTCCTGCTCGGTTTCCTGTGGGGAAGTTCGTTCGTCACCATCGACCTCGGACTCCGCTTTTTCCCGCCAGTCCTGTTCGCCGCGCTCCGGTACTACATCGCCGGCGCGGCGGTCTTCGGCGTGGCGCTACTGACGACCGACTACTGGCGACCCCGAACGAGGAACGACGCGGCAGTCGTCGCCGTCGTCGGGAGTCTCATGATAGGGGGCCACCACGCGTTCCTCTATCTCGGACAGCAGTACGTGTCGGGACCGGTCGCCGCGGTCGTCATCAGCCTCGGTCCCGTCCTGACCGCGGTCTTCGCGGGCGTCCTCCTCGGCGACCGACTGACGCGACTCGGCGTCGCGGGGTTCGTCCTCGGTATCCTCGGCGTCTCGCTCGTCGCCCGACCGAACCCCGACCAGTTGCTCTCTTCGGACGTGACGGGTATCGCCATCGTCTTCGTGGCGTCCGTGTGTTTCGCGCTCGGTGCCGTGCTCACCCGTCCGTTCGACTCGGGGCTTCCCGCTCGGAGCGTCCAAGCGTGGGGGATGCTGGTCGGCGCGCCCCTGCTCCACGCCGTCAGCGTCGCCCGCGGCGAAACGTTCGCCGCCATCGAGTGGACGCCGGCGGCGACCGCCTCGCTCGCCTACCTCGCGCTGGTGGCCGGTGCCGCCGCCTTCCTCATTTACTTCGCGCTCTTGGACCGACTCGGGCCGACCGAGATAAACCTCATCGGCTACCTCGAACCCGTCGCGGCGACGCTCATCAGTTGGGTGGTGCTCGGCGAACTCGTCGACCCGCTGACCGCGGCGGGACTCGTCACCATCTTCGTCGGGTTCGCCTGCATCAAACGCCGCGCGCTGTCGGACCTCGCGGCGTCGGTTCCGTAA
- a CDS encoding helicase C-terminal domain-containing protein — translation MNPERIFDEFPAPSYRGNQRDALGDIRDAFADGNDVVLVRAPTGSGKSLLARAIAGCARTPDEAAPSDATGAYYTTPQVSQLDDVAEDDLLDGLKIIRGKRNYSCILPGETNTPVNRAPCAREKGYDCSVKHRCPYFSDRAIASSREIAAMTLAYFMRTAGSEVFRKRDCVVIDEAHGLAEWAEMYAAIDLNPRTVPIWDDLKVPEMTGVDRAVEYADRLQNVCERRKDDLIAEQELSPEEVAERDRLQELIGELDWFVEDYRDSQSATTWVVDQPDGEGGAITIKPMNPERYLNHTVWDRGNRFALLSATILNKQAFCRQVGLDPANVALVDVGHTFPVENRPLYDVTQGKMTYEHRDDTLPKIARTVVRVMQEHRGEKGIIHAHSYAIQERLADRLDEFGVGDRVRTHGKENRDAELESWKASDGEEVFLSVKMEEALDLKGDLARWQVICKAPFLNTNDSRVAHRLEEGQWAWYYRAALRTVIQACGRVVRSPDDYGATYLADSSLLQVFDRAESDTPPWFTEQVERMSRPDLPEFDPRSASQSAAGAGATTTRGGRSRGAGSRGGSGSGSRSADGRTATGQSSGDGSSDSSSSGGPSSGDDSSDDTSTGRKSPMADVWDVE, via the coding sequence GTGAACCCCGAGCGGATTTTCGACGAGTTCCCCGCCCCTTCCTACCGCGGTAACCAGCGCGACGCCCTCGGAGATATCAGGGACGCCTTCGCCGACGGGAACGACGTGGTGCTGGTCCGCGCCCCCACGGGGAGCGGAAAGTCGCTGCTGGCGAGGGCCATCGCCGGGTGCGCTCGGACGCCGGACGAGGCCGCGCCGAGCGACGCGACCGGGGCCTACTACACCACGCCGCAGGTGTCCCAGTTGGACGACGTGGCCGAGGACGACCTGCTGGACGGTTTGAAGATAATCCGGGGCAAGCGCAACTACTCGTGCATCCTGCCGGGCGAGACGAACACGCCGGTCAACCGCGCGCCCTGCGCCCGGGAGAAGGGGTACGACTGCTCGGTCAAGCACCGGTGTCCCTACTTCTCGGACCGGGCCATCGCCAGCAGTCGGGAGATAGCGGCGATGACGCTGGCGTACTTCATGCGGACCGCCGGGTCGGAGGTGTTCCGGAAGCGCGACTGCGTGGTCATCGACGAGGCCCACGGACTCGCCGAGTGGGCCGAGATGTACGCCGCCATCGACCTCAACCCCCGGACGGTCCCCATCTGGGACGACCTGAAGGTGCCCGAGATGACCGGGGTGGACCGGGCCGTGGAGTACGCCGACCGACTCCAGAACGTCTGCGAGCGCCGGAAGGACGACCTGATAGCCGAACAGGAACTGAGTCCGGAGGAGGTCGCCGAGCGCGACCGACTGCAGGAACTCATCGGCGAGTTAGACTGGTTCGTTGAGGACTACCGCGACTCCCAAAGCGCGACGACGTGGGTCGTGGACCAACCCGACGGGGAGGGCGGCGCGATTACCATCAAGCCGATGAACCCCGAGCGCTACCTGAACCACACCGTCTGGGACCGCGGGAACAGGTTCGCGCTCCTCTCGGCCACGATTCTGAACAAGCAGGCGTTCTGTCGGCAGGTCGGACTCGACCCCGCGAACGTCGCGCTGGTGGACGTGGGCCACACCTTCCCCGTCGAGAATCGACCGCTCTACGACGTGACGCAGGGGAAGATGACCTACGAACACCGTGACGACACCCTGCCGAAGATAGCCCGGACCGTCGTTCGGGTGATGCAGGAACACCGCGGTGAGAAGGGAATCATTCACGCCCACTCCTACGCGATTCAGGAGCGCCTCGCCGACCGCCTCGACGAGTTCGGCGTCGGCGACCGAGTCCGGACTCACGGCAAGGAGAACCGGGACGCAGAACTGGAGTCGTGGAAGGCCAGCGACGGCGAAGAGGTGTTCCTCTCGGTCAAGATGGAGGAGGCCCTCGACCTCAAAGGCGACCTGGCGCGCTGGCAGGTCATCTGCAAGGCCCCGTTCCTCAACACCAACGACTCCCGAGTCGCCCACCGACTCGAAGAGGGCCAGTGGGCGTGGTACTACCGGGCCGCGCTCCGGACGGTGATTCAGGCCTGCGGCCGGGTGGTCCGGTCGCCCGACGACTACGGCGCGACCTACCTCGCCGATTCGAGTCTGCTGCAGGTGTTCGACCGCGCGGAGAGCGACACGCCGCCGTGGTTCACCGAACAGGTCGAGCGGATGAGTCGCCCGGACCTGCCGGAGTTCGACCCGCGGAGCGCCAGTCAGTCGGCGGCCGGGGCGGGTGCGACCACTACTCGTGGCGGTCGGAGTCGCGGGGCGGGGTCTCGCGGCGGGTCCGGTTCGGGGTCCCGCTCCGCGGACGGACGGACCGCGACCGGGCAGTCCTCCGGCGACGGGTCGTCGGACAGTAGTTCGTCTGGAGGACCGTCGTCGGGCGACGATTCGTCTGACGACACCTCGACCGGGCGCAAGAGTCCGATGGCGGACGTGTGGGACGTAGAGTGA
- a CDS encoding HalOD1 output domain-containing protein: MHDTEPSVATAVEPGNHSPNASRAFYDPDGDATLVQTVLDALADASERPSDEVTVCLYDVVDPDALNDLFRPTRNGPSRDTGRVSFCVEEFTVDVHADGRVFVRRTN, encoded by the coding sequence ATGCACGACACAGAACCTTCCGTAGCGACCGCAGTCGAACCCGGGAACCACTCGCCGAACGCCTCGCGGGCGTTCTACGACCCGGACGGCGACGCGACGCTCGTTCAGACCGTGCTGGACGCGCTGGCCGACGCCTCGGAACGCCCGAGCGACGAAGTGACCGTCTGCCTCTACGACGTCGTCGACCCCGACGCGCTGAACGACCTCTTCCGGCCGACGCGAAACGGACCGTCCCGCGACACCGGCCGCGTCTCGTTCTGCGTCGAGGAGTTCACGGTGGACGTTCACGCCGACGGGCGCGTCTTCGTCCGCCGGACGAACTGA
- a CDS encoding YkgJ family cysteine cluster protein: protein MEVNCEECAGCCIDWRAVSAAPSDHERRGPRVPLDDTYNLVPLTRGDARAFLDAGLADALTPRLWRDESGVEIDGVSVSAIHGKPAFFLGLRKSPKPVGPFGTDPTWLPTCVFLDPTTLQCRIHGEDTYPEECADYPGHNLKLEHETECERVEAAFGGNRLVDDDVPADLPGFLLGPQAVGQKVFVFPDPERLEGVVARAAAGELTDEDRALFVAAAVSAAPGTTTVNRDRFESALATAREADSWAGRAIDDWEDRAAETGTAAPDPALADRVERGAPETPGWDD, encoded by the coding sequence ATGGAGGTGAACTGCGAGGAGTGCGCCGGTTGTTGCATCGACTGGCGGGCCGTCTCGGCCGCGCCGAGCGACCACGAGCGTCGGGGGCCTCGCGTTCCCCTCGACGACACCTACAACCTCGTCCCGCTGACTCGCGGGGACGCCCGCGCCTTCCTCGACGCCGGACTGGCCGACGCGCTGACGCCGCGACTCTGGCGCGACGAGTCGGGCGTCGAAATCGACGGCGTGTCGGTGTCGGCCATCCACGGCAAACCCGCGTTCTTCCTCGGACTCCGGAAGTCACCCAAGCCCGTGGGTCCGTTCGGGACCGACCCGACGTGGCTCCCGACCTGCGTCTTCCTCGACCCGACGACGCTCCAGTGTCGGATTCACGGCGAGGACACCTATCCGGAGGAGTGCGCCGACTACCCCGGCCACAATCTGAAGTTGGAACACGAGACCGAGTGCGAACGCGTCGAAGCGGCCTTCGGCGGGAATCGTCTCGTGGACGACGACGTGCCCGCGGACCTTCCGGGGTTCCTGCTCGGCCCGCAGGCCGTCGGGCAGAAGGTGTTCGTCTTCCCGGACCCCGAGCGACTGGAGGGCGTCGTCGCCCGCGCGGCAGCGGGCGAACTCACCGACGAGGACCGCGCGCTGTTCGTCGCGGCCGCGGTGTCCGCCGCGCCCGGAACGACGACGGTGAACCGGGACCGATTCGAGTCGGCGCTCGCGACGGCCCGCGAAGCCGACTCGTGGGCGGGCCGGGCGATTGACGACTGGGAGGACCGCGCCGCCGAAACCGGAACCGCGGCCCCCGACCCCGCGCTGGCCGACCGAGTCGAACGCGGCGCTCCCGAGACCCCCGGTTGGGACGACTGA
- a CDS encoding DUF5786 family protein, translating into MSMGAYDEDEHERRERKNNTVDVSEDDDRTTYHGSVEYDSGDSAEALLDKFEEIKSGK; encoded by the coding sequence ATGTCAATGGGTGCCTATGACGAAGACGAACACGAACGCCGGGAACGCAAGAACAACACCGTCGACGTGAGCGAGGACGACGACCGAACGACGTATCACGGCTCCGTGGAGTACGACTCGGGCGACTCCGCCGAGGCGCTACTCGACAAGTTCGAGGAGATAAAGTCCGGCAAGTAG